The following coding sequences are from one Plasmodium knowlesi strain H genome assembly, chromosome: 9 window:
- a CDS encoding dynein light chain Tctex-type, putative, whose product MDGSSKSNTKNEEGNDSEKNNKEENKIDVGGFQFFANTCEEKLKQFLENYFSAKSNADLIFKAENGVVGISTGESDETSGEVDGKEGHANCSSNAYAANDHAANDSSNENEDKQENYFEKKPPIKSNYDRMAINLVDEVQKFIKPYVNERHKIIVQGIIGENKKQGIHVASKSLWNVETDNYISAKYVNDFIFVTVMVFLLYNE is encoded by the exons ATGGATGGAAGTAGTAAAAGCAACACGAAAAATGAGGAGGGTAACGACAGTGAGAAAAATAACAAGGAGGAGAATAAAATAGATGTGGGGGGATTTCAATTCTTTGCTAATACCTGCGAAGAAAAGTTAAAACAGtttttggaaaattatttcagcGCGAAAAGCAACGCAGATTTAATTTTCAAAGCGGAAAATGGAGTGGTGGGAATTTCCACAGGGGAGAGTGATGAAACCAGTGGGGAAGTAGATGGAAAGGAGGGACACGCAAACTGCAGTAGTAATGCCTATGCTGCAAATGATCATGCGGCGAATGACTCCTCTAACGAGAACGAAGACAAGCAGGAAAATTACTTTGAAAAGAAACCACCCATCAAAAGCAATTACGATAGAATGGCCATCAACCTGGTGGACGAAGTGCAAAAGTTCATAAAACCCTACGTCAATGAACGGCACAAAATTATTGTCCAAGGAATTATCGGGGAAAACAAGAAGCAAGGg ATTCACGTTGCCTCCAAATCCCTCTGGAATGTCGAAACAGACAACTACATTTCTGCCAAGTACGTCAAcgatttcatttttgtcacCGTGATGGTCTTCCTTTTGTACAAcgagtga
- a CDS encoding rhomboid protease ROM1, putative yields the protein MSNIHTLAEYRDDYGENLPFNRKYYQSQSSFIQRSKPIDVVNLIFPHFTWKSFIMAVSIIQIIVFIISISIKPADFLTPSDSFLITLGANVASKIKQGEIHRLVLPIFLHANIFHTFFNVFFQLRMGFTLEKNYGIVKIIILYFLTGIYGNMLSSCVTYCPIKVGASTSGMGLLGVVTSELILLWHVIRHRERVVFNIIFFSLISFFYYFTFNGSNIDNVGHLGGLLSGISMGILYNSQMENKSSWYDHMKMASYACLALLAIVPPIVLFTVPRTC from the exons ATGAGCAATATTCATACCCTAGCGGAGTACAGGGACGACTATGGGGAAAACCTCCCCTTCAATAGAA AGTACTATCAGTCCCAGAGTAGCTTCATACAAAGATCGAAACCCATTGATGTAGTAAACCTTATATTTCCGCACTTTACTTGGAAGAGCTTTATCATGGCTGTGTCCATCATACAAATAATTGTTTTTATAATATCAATTAGTATAAAACCTGCCGATTTTTTGACTCCCTCTG attCTTTCCTCATAACGCTAGGAGCGAATGTGGCTTCCAAGATAAAGCAAGGCGAAATTCACAGATTGGTTCTTCCCATATTCTTGCATGCGAATATatttcacacattttttaatgtatTTTTCCAGTTAAGAATGGGGTTTAcattggagaaaaattaCGGCATTGTGAAGATCAtcattctttatttcttgACAGGCATATATGGTAACATGTTATCCTCATGTGTTACTTATTGCCCTATCAAAGTTGGCGCGAGCACCTCCGGTATGGGATTACTGGGCGTTGTAACATCTGAATTAATATTACTGTGGCATGTTATTAGACATAGAGAGAGAGTCGTTTTTAAtattatctttttttctttaatttcttttttttattattttacatttaacGGGTCAAATATTGATAATGTTGGTCATTTGGGAGGATTGCTCTCAG GCATCTCCATGGGCATACTCTACAACagccaaatggaaaacaaaTCTTCCTGGTATGACCACATGAAGATGGCTTCCTATGCTTGCTTGGCTCTATTAGCCATCGTTCCTCCGATTGTTTTGTTTACCGTACCACGCACTTGCTAA